A genome region from Raphanus sativus cultivar WK10039 unplaced genomic scaffold, ASM80110v3 Scaffold3119, whole genome shotgun sequence includes the following:
- the LOC108828299 gene encoding protein NRT1/ PTR FAMILY 3.1, protein MEEQSKNKISEEEKQLHGKRSRPKGGLITMPFIFANEICEKLAVVGFHANMISYLTTQLHLPLTKAANTLTNFGGTSSLTPLLGAFIADSFAGRFWTITFGSIIYQIGMTLLTISAILPTLRPPPCKGEEVCVVADTAQLSILYIALLLGALGSGGIRPCVVAFGADQFDESDPKQTTKTWNYFNWYYFCMGAAALVAVTVLVYIQDNVGWGLGLGIPTVAMFLSVITFVGGFKLYRHLDPSGSPFTRLIQVAVAAFRKRNLRMVSDPTLLYTNDEIDAPISLDGILTHTKHMSFLDKAAIVTEQDNLKPGQLPNPWRLNTVHRVEELKSVIRMGPIGASGILLITAYAQQGTFSLQQAKTMDRHLTKSFQIPAGSMSVFTTVAMLSTIVVYDRIFVKIARKFTGLERGITFLHRMGIGFVISIFATLVAGFIEIKRKHVAIEHGLLDKPHTMVPISFLWLVPQYSLHGIAEAFMSIGHMEFFYDQAPESMRSTATALFWMAISIGNYVSTLLVTLVHKFSIKPDGSNWLPDNNLNRGRLEYFYWVITVLQAVNLVYYLWCAKIYTYKPVQVHHNKEDNSPVKNELQLSNKN, encoded by the exons ATGGAGGAGCAGAGCAAGAACAAGATcagtgaagaagaaaaacagcTTCATGGGAAACGAAGTCGACCAAAGGGAGGGTTGATTACTATGCCATTCATCTTTG CTAACGAGATATGTGAGAAGTTGGCGGTGGTTGGGTTTCACGCAAACATGATAAGCTATCTAACAACACAGCTTCACCTTCCCTTAACCAAAGCAGCCAACACTCTCACTAACTTCGGTGGAACTTCGAGTCTCACCCCTCTCCTCGGTGCCTTTATCGCCGACTCCTTCGCGGGCCGCTTTTGGACCATCACGTTCGGTTCCATCATCTACCAAATA ggGATGACACTGCTTACGATATCAGCAATACTGCCGACGCTAAGGCCACCACCATGTAAAGGAGAAGAGGTTTGTGTAGTAGCAGACACAGCACAGTTGAGTATACTGTACATAGCTCTTCTTCTTGGAGCTCTCGGGTCGGGTGGGATCCGACCTTGTGTCGTTGCTTTTGGTGCGGATCAGTTTGATGAGTCGGATCCTAAGCAAACCACCAAAACCTGGAACTACTTCAACTG GTACTACTTTTGCATGGGAGCAGCAGCATTGGTGGCGGTGACGGTGCTTGTGTACATACAAGATAACGTTGGTTGGGGTTTAGGTTTGGGCATCCCGACAGTAGCTATGTTCTTATCCGTTATTACTTTTGTCGGTGGCTTCAAGCTTTACCGTCATTTGGATCCATCGGGTAGTCCATTTACCCGTTTGATCCAAGTGGCAGTCGCAGCGTTTCGTAAAAGGAATCTGAGGATGGTTTCTGATCCTACTCTTCTATATACCAACGATGAGATTGATGCTCCTATCTCCTTGGATGGTATACTCACCCACACCAAACACATGAG TTTCTTGGATAAAGCAGCTATAGTGACTGAGCAAGACAATTTAAAACCGGGTCAACTCCCAAATCCATGGAGGCTAAATACAGTCCACCGAGTCGAAGAACTCAAATCCGTGATCCGAATGGGTCCAATTGGAGCCTCTGGTATTCTCTTAATTACCGCCTATGCTCAACAAGGAACATTTTCTCTTCAGCAAGCCAAAACTATGGATCGGCATTTAACAAAATCATTCCAAATACCAGCGGGTTCAATGTCTGTCTTCACAACTGTTGCTATGCTTTCCACAATCGTCGTCTACGACCGTATTTTTGTCAAAATTGCCAGAAAGTTCACTGGTCTAGAGCGAGGCATCACGTTCCTCCATCGTATGGGAATCGGTTTCGTAATCTCAATCTTCGCAACACTTGTAGCCGGATTTATTGAGATCAAACGCAAACACGTTGCAATAGAGCATGGACTTTTGGATAAACCACATACAATGGTTCCAATCTCATTTCTTTGGTTGGTTCCTCAGTATAGTCTCCATGGAATTGCTGAGGCTTTCATGTCAATCGGACATATGGAGTTCTTCTACGACCAAGCTCCAGAAAGCATGAGGAGTACTGCAACAGCGTTGTTCTGGATGGCAATTTCGATTGGGAACTATGTAAGCACTTTGCTTGTGACGTTGGTTCATAAATTCAGCATTAAACCAGATGGAAGCAATTGGTTACCAGATAACAATCTAAACCGTGGAAGGCTTGAGTATTTTTACTGGGTGATCACTGTGTTACAAGCCGTTAACCTTGTATACTATCTATGGTGTGCCAAGATTTACACATATAAACCTGTTCAGGTGCATCATAATAAAGAAGACAATAGTCCAGTAAAGAATGAATTACAGTTATCTAATAAAAATTGA